The DNA region CCGAAGCCGGCTGCGCCGCTCCGCCTTCGTTGGCCGCCCCGGTCCCCGTCTCGGCTCTTGAGCCTCATCCATGCGGCGAAGGCTCTTCTCCAGCCGCTCCAGACGCCGTGAGGGATCGAAAGCAGGCAATATCCTGTTCAGGAGAGCATCAGCCCGCTCGGACAGCCTCACGTCCGGCGCCTGGATATCGCCGCCCCCAGTCGAGGCGCATTAGGCCAAGTCCGCCAGTCTCAACGTCTGCCTCGATACCAGGCTCGGGAAGCTGTTCTACGGCACCCCGGCACGCTAGCGTAGCGAGCACTACTATGCAGACGAGCAACGCCAGCCGTGGCCGTCTCACGGTGACCCTGCCGCCGCCTCAGCAGCCGTGTCTGCCGGCTCGCGGTAGATCCAGAGACCACCGTCCTGACTGATGCCGTACAGGATATGAGGCTCCAAGGGTGGGACGGCGAGATACCGCCAGGAGCCGGCCGGTGGTGACCCCGGAACCTCACTCCACGTAGCTCCCCGGTCCCTGCTGAGATACAGCACATTGCCTACCGTCGCAGCCCAGAGCCGAGTGCCGTCCGCACTCATCGCGACTGCACTCACCTTCTCACGGAACTCGGCGAGTCGCTCGTAAGTCGTGTTAGCGTCGGACACAACGTTTCGCGAGATGTACCGATCCGAGAAGGCCGAATACACGATGGCAGGATCCGGGTCGATCACGATCGGCGAGCCAAATGGTCGACGAGCTACTACCTGCCAGGTGAGACCTCCGTCAATCGAACGCGCAGTAACTTGCTCTCCCCGACCTGCGCGAGTCTTGATCCAAGCGTAGGCCATTCCTGGCACAGTCGGAGCGATTCCAAGAGCTACGCCGTACGGCACGCTGCCTTCAGTGTCCCCGGGGTAGAAAACCCTTGGCCTCTGCCAACTCAGCCCGCCGTCGTCGCTAATGCCCATCTGCTCGTACGACAGCAGGTAGAGACGCCCTGTCTGGTCAATAGCCACTGTCAGATAGGGGCCACCGGGGTCATCAGCCGACGCGATGCTCGACCACGTCAGCCCGCAGTCGTCACTGCGAACGAGCCCCCAGTAACCGGACACGAAAATGGCTGGTGATTCCTTCCACGAGACCGCGACAGAGGTGGGACTGAACACTTCCTCATCGACTGGACGTACTGGACGATGCGGCGCGGATAGGTAAGTCCATCCGTCTGCGCTCGGGCAGGCTCCCTCAGCCCGCGAAACCGGCTGCGCCAGCACGACGGCCGCGAGTAGGGGCGAGAAGGAAATGAGCAGAACCAGCACGCGCCGCCTCACGGTGACCCACCCCCCGCCGGCCGCGCGCTCGGGCCGAGCGCCCAGACGCCCTGCTGGTTGCCGAAGAACATCGTCCCGTCGTTCGTCACCATGGCCCGAGGGAACGGGTTTCGCGTTTCGGTCGACCCACTTCTCGAACCCGGCGGAGTAGCGCGTTGCAGGGTCATCCCTGCGTCGGTCGACCAGTTCCAGGATGTCTCTCCCGACGGACCGTTCTGCAGCCAGGTCGCGGTCAGTCCGTTGTCGCCGCCGATGCGCGGCACGCCGCAGTAGACGCTCTCGCCGTTGGTGCGGCGAACGCTCCAGGTCGCCCCTCCATCCCGGGATGCGAGGACGCGGCAGGGCGAACCGTGGGGACCTGCGTTATGACCCTGGGAGGTCATGACCGCCACACCGTTCGTAGCGAACGCGGGCGACATCGCCAGCGACGCCTGAAACAGCATGTTCCCAGTATCCCGGCTCAGCGGGAATGGCTCCCAGACGAACTCCCACGTGCCGCCGGAGTTACGGCTCCGAAATAGCACCGACCGAATCTCGCTGGAGGGAGTGAGCCCCGCTGGTGTGAGGCCCCACGCGAAGGCGAAGATGACTCCATCCTGCGGGTAGGTTGGCGAAACCGCCAGTGACTCGACGTGGCGGAAGGGTTGGCCGTCGAGGACGAGCCCGGCGGCGCGAGAGACCCACGTAATGCCTGCATCAGTAGAGATCACCAGGTCGGCGTCACCATTCACGGCGTCTCGCTGTGCTTGTCGCCCCTGCGCATCAGCAATGTAGGCGGCGAATGAGCCATTCGTGGCAGTAGCGAACAACGTCCGGTCCGTGTCAAAGGCAGATGAAATCGCCACGTCACGTACTCGGCGCCCTGACGATGGGTCCAGCGACTCCAACGTGTCGCCCGCGTCGAATGAGCGGTATAGGCGTCCCTGAATGATCACGAAGATGCCCTCATCGGTGCGGAACGTCGGTGAGAGGCGGATGGCGGAGCGCGCATCCCGCTGGTCAGTATCGACTGTCACGTCGAGCAATGTCGTCCACGTCATCCCGCCGTCGACCGATCTGATCAGGGCACGCGAGACGAGCTGGCGGTCCGAGAGCTGGCCCCGATCGGTGAGGGCGAACATGACCCGTCCGAGGCGGTTGGACGCTACGACAATGGGCTGGGAGAGCCCCTCAGGAGCTAACCCGAGCGACTCCCAGGAAGTGCCACCGTCGATACTGCGGACAGCTTCTGCTGCCTGGTCATCACCAGACTGACGCTGCAGGGCGTACAGGAACGGGTCCGACGGCCAGTCCTCGGACACCGCCAGGATAGATATCGAAGGGGCCCCCGGTGGCCCGAGGTTCACCCACTGCTGATCCGGCTGCGTCCCCTGCGCCGCCGCATCCCGCTCGCTGACCAGCACGACAATCAAGGTGAATGCAATTAGAAGCCTTGAAGAATGGCGGGCTCGCATGATCGATGTTCCTGACACGGACCCCTCCGGACGCGAGCGGGCGTCGCTGCCAGTATGGCATGGCCCGACGCACGATGACCCGCCTCGGTGGGTCACTCTCCCGGCAGGACTTCCTGGCGAGGCTTGGCGCCCGGCGGATCGCTGCCGACCGTTCCCATGTCGAGATGGCGACGGAAACCAAATCGCCGCTGGCCCGCCCGTACCGCGAACTCGAGGAGCGCGTCATGAGGGTTCCCGGCCGTCATGGGGGTTTCGGCCGTCCAAGGGGGTTCCCGGTGTCCATGGGGGTTCCCGGACTGCCGACCGCCGACCTTATTCGGCTCCTCCGGCCACAGCGGGCATCAGCTCATACACGCTGGCGACGTGGCCGCTCTTCAAGCAGCGCCAGGTTCCGTCCGGACGTTGGCGGAACTCCAGGGCGCGGCAGCCTGGCGCCGTGCAGCGC from Chloroflexota bacterium includes:
- a CDS encoding exo-alpha-sialidase; the protein is MLVLLISFSPLLAAVVLAQPVSRAEGACPSADGWTYLSAPHRPVRPVDEEVFSPTSVAVSWKESPAIFVSGYWGLVRSDDCGLTWSSIASADDPGGPYLTVAIDQTGRLYLLSYEQMGISDDGGLSWQRPRVFYPGDTEGSVPYGVALGIAPTVPGMAYAWIKTRAGRGEQVTARSIDGGLTWQVVARRPFGSPIVIDPDPAIVYSAFSDRYISRNVVSDANTTYERLAEFREKVSAVAMSADGTRLWAATVGNVLYLSRDRGATWSEVPGSPPAGSWRYLAVPPLEPHILYGISQDGGLWIYREPADTAAEAAAGSP
- a CDS encoding exo-alpha-sialidase — encoded protein: MIVVLVSERDAAAQGTQPDQQWVNLGPPGAPSISILAVSEDWPSDPFLYALQRQSGDDQAAEAVRSIDGGTSWESLGLAPEGLSQPIVVASNRLGRVMFALTDRGQLSDRQLVSRALIRSVDGGMTWTTLLDVTVDTDQRDARSAIRLSPTFRTDEGIFVIIQGRLYRSFDAGDTLESLDPSSGRRVRDVAISSAFDTDRTLFATATNGSFAAYIADAQGRQAQRDAVNGDADLVISTDAGITWVSRAAGLVLDGQPFRHVESLAVSPTYPQDGVIFAFAWGLTPAGLTPSSEIRSVLFRSRNSGGTWEFVWEPFPLSRDTGNMLFQASLAMSPAFATNGVAVMTSQGHNAGPHGSPCRVLASRDGGATWSVRRTNGESVYCGVPRIGGDNGLTATWLQNGPSGETSWNWSTDAGMTLQRATPPGSRSGSTETRNPFPRAMVTNDGTMFFGNQQGVWALGPSARPAGGGSP